One Triticum dicoccoides isolate Atlit2015 ecotype Zavitan chromosome 4B, WEW_v2.0, whole genome shotgun sequence genomic window carries:
- the LOC119291187 gene encoding sugar transport protein MST4, whose translation MPGGGFAVSAPSVVEFEAKITPIVIISCIMAATGGLMFGYDVGISGGVTSMDDFLREFFPAVLRRKNQDKESNYCKYDNQGLQLFTSSLYLAGLTATFFASYTTRRLGRRLTMLIAGVFFIIGVIFNGAAQNLAMLIIGRILLGCGVGFANQAVPLFLSEIAPTRIRGGLNILFQLNVTIGILFANLVNYGTSKIHPWGWRLSLSLAGIPAAMLTLGALFVTDTPNSLIERGHLEEGKAVLKRIRGTDNVEPEFNEIVEASRIAQEVKHPFRNLLQRRNRPQLVIAVLLQIFQQFTGINAIMFYAPVLFNTLGFKSDASLYSAVITGAVNVLATLVSVYAVDRAGRRALLLEAGVQMFLSQVVIAVVLGIKVTDKSDNLGHGWAILVVVMVCTYVASFAWSWGPLGWLIPSETFPLETRSAGQSVTVCVNLLFTFLIAQAFLSMLCHLKFAIFIFFSAWVLVMSVFVLFFLPETKNVPIEEMTDKVWKQHWFWKRFMDDDDQHHNIANGKNATV comes from the exons ATGCCGGGCGGAGGGTTCGCTGTGTCGGCGCCGTCCGTCGTGGAGTTCGAGGCCAAGATCAcgcccatcgtcatcatctcctgcATCATGGCGGCCACCGGCGGCCTCATGTTCGGCTACGATGTCGGCATCTCAG GCGGAGTGACATCGATGGACGATTTCCTGCGTGAGTTCTTCCCGGCGGTGCTgcgccggaagaaccaggacaaggAGAGCAACTACTGCAAGTACGACAACCAGGGCCTGCAGCTCTTCACCTCATCGCTCTACCTCGCCGGCCTCACCGCCACCTTCTTCGCCTCCTACACTACCCGCCGCCTCGGCCGCCGCCTCACCATGCTCATCGCCGGCGTCTTCTTCATCATCGGCGTCATCTTCAACGGGGCCGCCCAGAACCTCGCTATGCTTATCATCGGCAGGATCCTGCTCGGCTGCGGCGTCGGTTTCGCCAACCAG GCCGTTCCCCTGTTCCTGTCTGAGATCGCGCCGACGAGGATCCGCGGCGGGCTCAACATCCTGTTCCAGTTGAACGTGACCATCGGCATCCTGTTCGCAAACCTGGTCAACTACGGCACCAGCAAGATCCACCCGTGGGGCTGGCGGCTGTCGCTGTCGCTGGCTGGCATCCCGGCGGCGATGCTCACCCTGGGCGCGCTCTTCGTCACCGACACCCCCAACAGCCTCATCGAGCGCGGCCACCTGGAGGAGGGCAAGGCGGTGCTCAAGCGGATCCGCGGCACCGACAACGTGGAGCCGGAGTTCAACGAGATCGTGGAGGCAAGCCGCATCGCGCAGGAGGTGAAGCACCCGTTCCGGAACCTGCTCCAGCGCCGCAACCGCCCCCAGCTGGTCATCGCCGTGCTGCTCCAGATCTTCCAGCAGTTCACGGGGATCAACGCCATCATGTTCTACGCCCCCGTGCTGTTCAACACGCTGGGGTTCAAGAGCGACGCGTCGCTCTACTCGGCGGTGATCACGGGCGCCGTCAACGTGCTGGccacgctggtgtcggtgtacgccGTGGACCGCGCCGGGCGGCGGGCGCTGCTGCTGGAGGCCGGCGTGCAGATGTTCCTGTCGCAGGTGGTGATCGCCGTGGTGCTGGGCATCAAGGTGACGGACAAGTCGGACAACCTGGGCCACGGGTGGGCCATCCTGGTGGTGGTCATGGTGTGCACCTACGTGGCCTCCTTCGCCTGGTCCTGGGGCCCGCTGGGGTGGCTCATCCCCAGCGAGACGTTCCCGCTGGAGACGCGGTCGGCGGGGCAGAGCGTGACGGTGTGCGTCAACCTGCTCTTCACCTTCCTCATCGCGCAGGCCTTCCTCTCCATGCTCTGCCACCTCAAGTtcgccatcttcatcttcttctcgGCCTGGGTGCTCGTCATGTCCGTCTTCGTGCTCTTCTTCCTCCCGGAGACCAAGAACGTGCCCATCGAGGAGATGACCGACAAGGTGTGGAAGCAGCACTGGTTCTGGAAGCGCTTCATGGACGACGACGACCAACACCACAACATCGCCAACGGCAAGAACGCCACCGTCTGA
- the LOC119291186 gene encoding heat shock 70 kDa protein 8-like encodes MAEQFYTVASDSETTGDDKVQQSFPDVAIGIDIGTSRCSVAIWNGHQVELLKNTRSQKWMRSYVMFKDDTLSAGVTGGATKEHPHEERDILSGSAIFNMKRLIGRMDTDEVVQASKTLPFLVQTLGIGVRPFIAALVNNMWRSTTPEEVLAIFLLELKALVEMHLKHPVRNAVLTIPVAFSRFQQTRIERACAMAGLHVLRLMPEPTAVALLYAQQQQQLMHDNMGSGIEKIALIFNIGAGYCDVAVSATAGGVSQIRALAGCTVGGEDILQNVMRHLLPNYDSLCDNAGPTTDRIKSMGLLRMATQDAIHKLASQESIEISADLGNGLKVSKLLSRAEFEQVNQAIFVKCERIIKQCLSDAKLTPEDINDVILVGGCSRIPKIRSLVPGLCKKEESYGNIDDLEAAVSGAALEGAIASGVTDPSGSLDLLTIQATPMNLGIRADGDGFAAIIPRNTAVPARRDMLFTTTQDNQAEALIAVYEGEGKQAEENHLLGYFKITGIPPAPKGAVEISVCMDIDAGNVLRVFAGVVKPQGEVTPPFMEVRMPTLDDGHGWCGQALAKMHGSKLDLAVLPKKLHP; translated from the coding sequence ATGGCTGAGCAATTCTACACAGTGGCATCTGACAGTGAAACCACCGGGGACGACAAAGTGCAACAATCATTCCCTGATGTTGCTATCGGCATTGATATTGGCACTTCAAGATGCAGTGTTGCTATTTGGAATGGTCATCAAGTGGAGCTGCTGAAAAACACTCGCAGCCAGAAATGGATGAGGTCATATGTCATGTTCAAAGATGACACCCTTTCAGCCGGTGTTACTGGAGGAGCAACCAAGGAGCACCCACACGAGGAAAGAGATATCTTGTCAGGAAGTGCAATATTTAACATGAAGCGTTTAATCGGGAGAATGGACACAGATGAAGTGGTTCAAGCTAGCAAGACTCTCCCTTTCCTTGTGCAGACACTGGGTATTGGTGTGAGACCATTTATTGCAGCTCTGGTCAACAATATGTGGCGCTCCACAACTCCTGAGGAAGTTCTTGCCATCTTTCTTCTTGAATTAAAGGCCCTGGTGGAAATGCATCTCAAGCATCCAGTGAGGAATGCTGTTCTAACCATCCCAGTTGCATTCAGTCGCTTCCAGCAGACCAGGATTGAGAGAGCATGTGCAATGGCTGGACTGCATGTGCTGAGGCTTATGCCAGAGCCTACTGCTGTTGCTCTTCTGTAtgctcagcagcagcagcaacttaTGCATGATAACATGGGAAGTGGCATTGAGAAAATTGCTCTGATATTTAACATAGGTGCTGGTTATTGTGACGTTGCCGTATCTGCCACTGCTGGAGGTGTTTCTCAAATAAGAGCACTCGCAGGTTGCACCGTTGGTGGAGAGGACATTCTTCAGAATGTAATGCGCCACCTTCTACCCAATTATGATAGCTTATGTGACAATGCTGGTCCAACTACGGACAGGATCAAGTCAATGGGTTTACTGCGGATGGCAACTCAGGATGCGATTCACAAACTGGCATCCCAGGAAAGCATTGAGATCAGTGCAGACTTGGGTAATGGCCTGAAAGTGTCCAAGCTGTTGAGTCGTGCAGAGTTTGAACAGGTGAATCAGGCGATCTTTGTGAAATGTGAGAGGATCATCAAACAATGCTTGTCAGATGCGAAGTTAACGCCAGAAGACATCAATGATGTGATCTTGGTTGGAGGATGTTCCAGAATTCCCAAGATTAGAAGCCTTGTCCCGGGATTATGCAAGAAGGAAGAATCTTATGGGAACATAGACGATCTTGAAGCCGCTGTTTCAGGTGCTGCACTGGAAGGAGCCATTGCTTCAGGAGTCACCGATCCTTCGGGGAGCCTAGATCTGCTGACGATTCAGGCGACCCCGATGAACCTTGGAATCCGTGCCGACGGTGACGGCTTTGCCGCGATCATTCCAAGGAACACCGCTGTTCCGGCAAGAAGGGACATGCTTTTCACAACAACACAGGACAACCAGGCCGAGGCGCTGATCGCCGTCTATGAAGGCGAGGGGAAGCAGGCGGAAGAGAACCATCTCCTAGGGTACTTCAAGATCACCGGCATCCCGCCAGCGCCCAAGGGTGCCGTCGAGATCAGCGTCTGCATGGACATCGACGCCGGCAACGTCCTGAGGGTGTTTGCTGGCGTCGTGAAGCCGCAAGGCGAGGTCACTCCGCCGTTCATGGAGGTGAGGATGCCCACGCTGGACGACGGCCATGGCTGGTGCGGGCAGGCCCTGGCGAAGATGCACGGCAGCAAGCTCGACCTCGCTGTTCTTCCTAAGAAGCTGCATCCGTAA